GGTGAGATCGTCACCCTCATCGGTGCCAATGGCGCTGGCAAGACGACGCTGCTCAATACCCTCTCGGCGGTCACTCCCGCCCGATCCGGGGAGATCCTTTACGACCAGCAGCGGATCGAAGGGTGTGAGCCGGAGCGGATCGTCGAACTCGGCATCTCGCAGGTCCCGGAAGGGCGGCAGGTCTTCAAACCGCTGACGGTGGAGGATAATCTCGAACTCGGCGCTTATCTCCGGTTCCGGCGGCGCGAGTCACGTAAAGTCATTCGGGCGGATCTGGAGGAGATGTACATCCTCTTTCCGCGCCTGCGTGAACGCCGCAAACAGCTTGCCGGCACCCTCTCCGGCGGCGAACAGCAGATGCTCGCCATCGGCCGGGCATTGATGGCCAAACCGAAAGTTCTCCTCCTTGACGAACCCTCCATGGGGCTCGCCCCCTTGGTCGTGCAGGAGATCTTCGGCGTCATTGCCGCCCTGTGCCGTGACAAGGGGACGAGCATCCTCCTCGTTGAGCAGAATGCCAAAGCTGCCTTGAAACTGGCCGACCGGGGCTATGTTTTGGAGACCGGCAAGGTCATCCTGTCTGGAGTTGCGTCTGAACTTCTCGATAATCCGGAAGTGCAGCGGGCTTATCTTGGTAAAGAGAAGAAAGAGATCTGGGAGAAGTGAGGTCTGCTATGAATATCTGGGATCGTCAACACGAATGTATGCCGCGGGAAGAACTTGAACAGTTGCAGCTTGAGCGTCTGCAGGCGACCCTCAATCGCGTCTACAAGAATGTTTCCTGTTACCGTAATAAGTTCAATGCCGCCGGCATTATTCCCGAGGATATTCAATCCCTCGCCGATCTGAGCCGCCTCCCCTTTACCGAGAAGGAGGATCTGCGTCTTAACTATCCTTACGGCATGTTTGCCGTGCCGCTGCGGGAAGTGGTGCGCATTCATTCTTCGAGCGGCACCACCGGCAAACCGACCGTCGTCGGCTATACCCGCCACGATCTTGATACCTGGTCGAATCTGGTGGCCCGCTTCATGACCGCCGCCGGAGTGACGCACGATGACGTCGTGCAGATCGCTTTTGGTTACGGACTCTTTACCGGCGCCTTCGGCCTCCATTACGGCACCGAAACGATCGGCGCTTCGGTCATCCCCATGTCCGGCGGCAATACCGACAAGCAGATCATGATCATGCAGGATTACAAGACCAGCGTCCTCGTCTGCACCCCCTCCTATGCCCTGACTATCGCTGATCGCATGGAGAAGCTCGGGGTCAAGCCGCAGGATTTGAGTCTGCGCGTCGGCCTCTTTGGCGGCGAGCCGTGGAGCGAAGAGATGCGGCGGCAGATCGAAGAGCGTCTGCATATTGTTGCCACTGACAATTACGGCCTCTCCGAAGTCATGGGGCCGGGGATTGCCGGCGATTGCCTGCAGAAATGCGGCATGCACATCTTCGAAGATCACTTTATCGCCGAGATTATCGATCCCCAGACCTGTGAAGTCCTTCCGCCCGGCAGTGTCGGCGAACTGGTCTTGACCTCTTTGACCAAAGAGGCCTTCCCGATGATCCGTTACCGCACCCGCGATATCACCCGCCTCGACTATGCTCCCTGCGCCTGCGGACGGACTCTGGTGCGGATGCAGAAGACCATGGGGCGCAGCGACGATATGTTAATTATCAAAGGGGTCAACGTCTTCCCCACCCAGATCGAAGAGATCCTTTTTCAGGTCGAGGGGTGTGAACCCCATTATCAGTTGGTGATTGAGCGGATCGATAATGTCGATCGCCTCGAAGTTCAGGTCGAAGTCAATGAGTCGATCTTCTTTGATGAAATGAAGCGGCAGCGGGAATTTGTCCTGGCCGCAGAAAAACGTCTTGCCAATGCCCTCGGTATCGGTGTCAAAGTCAAGCTGGTGGAACCGAGCAGTATTCTCCGCAGCGAAGGCAAGGCGCAACGTGTCATCGATCGGCGAATAATGTAAATTAATGCCTTGACAACGGCGGCTGATTTGCCGATAATCCGCCTCGTTCATCGTCGGGGCGTAGCGCAGCCTGGTAGCGCACCAGCATGGGGTGCTGGGGGTCGGAAGTTCGAATCTTCTCGCCCCGACCATAACAAACAAGTACTTAGGCCATCTCGAAAGAGGTGGCCTATTTGCGTTGGGGTGCATATGCTATTTCAGTGACTATGCAGATCTATGAGATTAAGCTGGTCAGGATGAAAATGATTTAGTATATTTTGCTTTTACAATTCGAATGTTTTTATCATCTACCCATGGGAGGGCACCTTGACCCCGGCACCGGAAGCTGAAGCGCGCATTCAGATCGATACCCTCCTGACCGCCGCCGGCTGGTCGGTGCAGGATGCCAGTGCCGCGCACATCCATGCGGCGCGGGGGGTGGCGATCCGCGAGTTCCCGCTCCCCGGCTTCGGTTTCGCCGACTACCTCCTCTACATCGACGGCAAGGCCGCCGGAGTGATCGAGGCGAAGAAGGTCGGCAGCACCCTGACCGGCGTCGAAGTTCAATCCGCCAAGTACACGCAAGGCCTCCCTTCCGGTCTGCCGCGCTGGCACAATCCACTCCCTTTCTGCTACGAATCAACGGGTGTTGAAACCCGCTTCACCAACGGCCTCGATCCCGAGCCGCGCTCCCGCAACGTCTTTGCCTTCCATCGCCCTGAGAATCTCGCCAAGTGGCTCGATGCTTCCCTGATCTCCGACGGCCTTCCTGCCGATTTTGGCGGCGCTTCAATGGCAGCCGAGCCTCCGCAGACCTTCCTCGCCCGCCTGCAGTCGATGCCGGAGCTGAAAACTGACGGCCTTTGGCCGGCGCAGATCGTCGCCATCCGCAGCCTCGAAGGCTCCCTCAAGCAGAACAAGCCGCGCGCCCTGATCCAGATGGCGACCGGCAGCGGCAAGACCTTCACCGCTATCAGCTTCATCTACCGGCTGATCAAATTCGCCGGGGCGCGCCGGGTCCTCTTTCTCGTCGATCGCGGCAACCTCGGCCAGCAGACATTGAAGGAGTTCCAGCAGTACGTCTCCCCCTACAACAACTTTAAGTTCAGCGAAGAGTACATTGTCCAGAATCTCTCCAGTAACCACATGGATCGCACGGCGCGGGTCTGCATCTGCACCATCCAGCGCCTCTACTCGATGCTCAAAGGGCGGGAGCTGCCGGAGGAATTGGACGAGGAGTCGGCCGCCGAACTCGGCAGCCTCTTCAAGGACCCGGAGCCGATTGCCTACAATCCCGATTTCCCCATCGAGGATTTCGATATCATCGTCACCGACGAGTGCCACCGCTCGATCTACAACCTCTGGCGCCAGGTCCTCGAATACTTCGACGCCTATCTCATCGGCCTCACCGCCACCCCGAGCAAGCAGACCTTCGGTTTCTTTCATAAAAATCTGGTCATGGAGTACGGCCACCCGCAGGCGGTCGCCGACGGGGTCAACGTCAACTACGATGTCTACCGCATCCGCACGCAGATCGGCGAGACCGGCGGCAAGGTCGAGGCCGGCTACTATGTCGACAAGCGCGACCGCGAGACCCGCGCCGTGCGCTGGGAGCAGCTTGACGACGACTTCGCGTACGACGCCACCCAGCTCGACCGCGACGTGGTCAGCGTCGACCAGATCCGCACCGTGGTCCGCGCCTTTCGCGACAAGCTCTTTACTGAGATCTTCCCCGGCCGCACCTGGGTGCCGAAGACGCTGATCTTCGCCAAGGACGATTCCCACGCCGAGGATATCGTCAAGATCGTCCGCGAAGAGTTCGGCAAGGGGAACGACTTCGCCCAGAAGATCACCTACCGCACCAGTGGCGAGAAGCCGAAAGACCTCATCGCCGCCTTTCGCACCAGCCCGATGCCACGCATCGCCGTTACCGTCGACATGATCGCCACCGGCACCGACATCAAGGCGGTGGAGTGCGTCTTCTTCATGCGCATGGTCAAGTCGCGCGCCTACTTCGAGCAGATGAAGGGGCGCGGGGTGCGCATCATCAACGACAACGACCTGCAGGCGGTCACCCCCGACGCCAAGGGGAAGGATCACTTTGTCATCGTCGATGCCGTCGGCGTCTGCGAGCAGGACCAGACCGATTCTCTCCCCCTGGAGCGCAAGAAGAGTGTCGGTTTCGAAAAACTGCTGCAGGCGGTCGCCTTCGGCAACTGCGAGATCGACGTCATCTCCTCGGTGGCGGCGCGGCTAGCGCGGTTGGAGAAGAAGCTGACCCCGCAGGAGCAGAAGCAGGTGATGGCGCTGACCGACGGCAAGAGCCTGAAGGCGCTCACCGGGGATCTCGTCGCCGCCCTGGAGCCGGATGCGCACATCGCCGCCGCGCAACAGGCCTCCGGCCAGCAGGAACCGGACGCCAAACAGATTCGCCAGGCCGCGGCGCAGATTCTCGGTGCGGCGGCGCGCCCCTTGTGCAACCCGGATTTGCGTGAGCTGCTCTTTGCTATCAAGCAGAAGAACGAGCAGATCATCGACACCGTCAGCCTCGATACGGTCCTCTTCTCCGGTTTCACCGAGGAGAAGGCCAAGGGGGTGGTTGAGTCCTTCGAGCAGTTTATCCTTGAGAACAAGGATGAGATCACCGCACTGCAGGTGCTCTACTCCAAGCCGTATAAACAGCGCTTGAAGTTCGAGGATGTGCGCGAGCTGGCTGAGAAGCTGGTCGCCCAGGTCGAGCAGCTGCGTATCTACTCGACCCATCCGCAAGGGTGGGAGAAGCGGGTGCCGGACGAGCTGTGGGCAGCGTATCAGAAGCTGGAGGCGGGCAAGGTGCGCGGGGCAGCGGCCAATCACATCTTGACCGATCTGGTCTCGCTGGTGCGCTTTGCCATGCATCAGGAGAACGAGCTGGTGCCCTTTCCCGAGAAGGTGCAGGTCAACTTCCGCGCCTGGGTCGAGCAGCAGCAGGTCAGCGGGCGGCGCTTTACCTCCGAACAGCGCAAGTGGCTGGAGATGATTCGCGATCATATTGCGGCGAATCTGCAGATCGAGACGGAGGATTTCGATTATGCGCCCTTTGCGCAGGAGGGTGGGATTGGCAGGGTTTGGCAGCTGTTTGGGGATGATTTGAACGTGATTCTTGATGAATTGAACGAAACATTGGCCGCGTAACGTAGGGGCACGGCGTGCCGTGCCCGATTGCAATTGTCGGTTGATTCAGGGCACGGCACGCCGTGCCCCTACGGAGGGGGAACATGACGTTTAATCCGAATTTTCATCGCCGGCGTTCCATCCGCCTTAATGATTACGATTACACCCGCGCCGGCGCGTATTTCGTGACGATTTGTGCGTTCGAACGGGAATGTCTGTTTGGCGAGGTCGTGGACGGGGTGATGCGGTTGAACGTACATGGGAAAATCGCTCAGGAAGAATGGTTGTTGACCGCCGAATTGCGGGATTACGTGGTGTTGGACGAATACATCGTGATGCCGAATCATTTTCATGCGGTATTGATGATCGATGATTGTAGGGGCACGGCGTGCCGTGCCCTTGATGATGACGTCGCGGTGGAACAGGGCACGGCACGCCGTGCCCTTACGGTGGAATTTTTCGGTCAACCCGTCGCCGGTTCGTTGGCGACCATGATCCGGTCATTCAAATCCGCCGTTAGCAAACGCATCAATATTCTGCACAACAATCCCGGCGCGCCGGTCTGGCAGCGTAATTATTACGAACGGGTCATCCGCAACGAACGTGAATTGGACGGTATCCGGCAATACATTGCCGATAATCCGGCCAAATGGATCGAAGACGAAAACCACCCGACACGATAAAAACCATCATTGTAGGGGCACGGCGTGCCGTGCCCGGTTTTTCCGGGTTGATTGATCGGTATTATCAGGGCACAAAATCTGGGCACGGCACGCCGTGCCCATACGAAATCGTTGGTGGAATGAGGCGTTGAAGGCGTGAGCGAAGAAGAAAAAATAGTTTTTGAACCAGACATTCCAAAGGTGCCAACTGGCTGGGACGTAGCGTCTTTCTTGGAAGTGGTGTCGGTCGCGTCTGACGCAGGTAGGCGGTTAAAGCAGCGCGATTATCTGGAACAGGGCAAAATCCCCGTTATTGACCAAGGCCAGGATTTCATTGGTGGCTATACCAACGATGATGACTTGGCGTTTGTCGGGGAACTACCTGTTGTTCTTTTTGGTGACCATACACGTGCAATTAAATTTGTAGATAAACGTTTTGCGGTAGGTGCCGAAGGCATCAAAATACTAAAATCGGCAAATTGCTACGACTCAAAATTTTTCTATTATCTTCTGACATCTCTACAAATCCCAAGCCGTGGATACAGCAGACATTTTCAGTTTTTGAGGAAATTTAGTCTGCCAATTGCGCCTATGGCGCAACAAACCCGCATCGTCGCGGAGATCGAAAAACAATTCTCTCGCCTCGACGAAGCTGTTTCCAACCTCAAGCGCGTCAAGGCCAACCTCAAGCGCTACAAAGCCGCCGTCCTCAAGGCCGCCGTCGAAGGCAAGATCACCGAAGAATGGCGTAAGCAACATCCTGATGTTGAACCTGCCGACAAACTGCTGGAGCGGATTCTGTCCGAGAGGCGCAAGGTGGTGGGGAAGTTCAAAGAATCCGTTGAGCTGGATACGATCAATCTTTCGGAATTGCCGACAGGGTGGGTGTGGGCGAGATATGGGCAAGTAGGACGTCTGAATCTCGGTAGACAGCGTGCCCCCAAGTACCACACGGGCGCGAACATGCGAAAATATCTAAGGGTTCAAAATGTATTCGAGGATCGGATTGATCTCAGCGACGTGATGGAAATGGATTTTCCTCCGGACGATTTTGAAAAGTACGAGCTTAAAACTGGCGACTTACTTCTCAATGAAGGACAAAGCCCTGAGTTGTTAGGACGTCCAGCGATTTATCGCGGAGAGTTGCCAGGTGCTTGTTTTACAAATACATTAATTCGATTCAGGGCCGTTGAAGGTGTTAGTGTTGAGTTCGCACTTATTGTTAGTCGCCATAATATGCGTGCTGGAAGATTTGTCGATGAAGGTACGATTACAACGAATATTGCACATTTAAGTCTTGGTAGGCTTTCGACCGTTGAGTTCCCTCTTCCGCCATATACAGAACAACTTCGAATCGTTGCCGAAGTAGAACGATGCCTCACAATCGTTGCTAATGCCGAAGCCCAGGTCGACGCCAACCTCCGCCGCGCCGACCGCCTGCGCCAATCGATCCTCAAACAAGCCTTCTCCGGCCAACTTGTTCACCAGGATCCCAACGACGAACCGGCCAGCGTGCTGCTGGAGCGGATACGGACGAATGCAAATGTAGGGGCACGGCATGCCGTGCCCTTGTCTCAATCCGAACGTTCAAAGCGGGCACGGCACGCCGTGCCCCTGCGAGAAACCGCACCGGCACCTGCAGTCAGCGACAATTTCACCTGCCTCGACGACATCACCGCCGCTCTTTTCGCCGCCATGCACTCCGGCCGCGATTATGCCCGCCCCGACTTGGCCGATCCTCTGGGTCTCTCCACCGGCCAGTGGAATGCGGCGATTCAGGAACTGAAGCGGCAAGGGAAGGTGCGGCAGACGGGGGAGAAGCGCGGTGCGCGGTATCAAGTCGTGTAAGATCGGAATGCATCTGTTATCCGGAATTTCCGTATAACTTTCTCTGTTGTTGCATTTTTTGCACGAACTGGAACTACCGATAAATTCACGGTAGTTCAGTAATGACGTAACAGTCAAAGGAACGTTGTAATATGGACTCCGAGAAAGGCGATATCGTCATTTATCAGGCAGAAACCGGCGCAACAGCGCTCGAGGTTCATCTTGATCACGATACTGTTTGGCTGACTCAAAAGCAATTGGCCGATCTTTTTGACGTCAAGGTCCCCGCGATTTCCAAGCATGTGCGTAACATTGTCGTTTCCGGAGAACTTGCTGCCGAGGCAACTGTTTCCAAAATGGAAAGAGTTCGTCGCGAAGGCGAGCGCTCGGTGAGCAGAACCGAAGTTGCGTACAATCTGGACATGATCATTTCGATCGGTTATCGGGTGAATTCTGACAAAGCGACCCGGTTTCGCATCTGGGCAACCCAGGTTCTTAAAGATCATCTGGTCAAGGGCTACACCATCCATGAGCAGCGACTGCACGATGAAACCGCCAAACTCCACGATCTGCGCCAGACTGTCGATCTCCTCGCCCGTACCCTGATGACGCAGGAGCTGGTCACCGAGACCGGCAAGGATGTGCTGCGGGTGATCAACGATTACGCCTACGCCCTCGCCACCCTCGACCGTTACGATCACGGCACCCTGAGTATCGAGGGGACGACCGGCCAGACGCTGCGCGTCATCGACTACGCAGAGGGAATCTCTCTGGTCAAGGCGATGAAGGGGGAGTTCGACGGGCTCTTTGGCATCGAGAAGGATCAGGGATTCAAGAGTGCCCTCGGCACCATCTACCAGACCTTCGACGGTAAAGAACTTTACCCCAGCGTCGAGGAGAAGGGGGCCAACCTCCTTTACTTCGTCGTCAAGAACCACGCTTTCAGCGACGGCAACAAGCGCATCGCCGCTGCCCTCTTTATCTACTTTCTCGCCGGCAACGCCATCCTCTATCGACCTGACGGCTCCAAGCGCCTCGCCGACAATGCCCTGGTGGCGCTGACGCTCCTCATCGCCGAGAGCCGTCCCGACGAGAAAGAGACCATCGTTAAAGTCATTGTCAATCTCATCAACCGGAGCAACGATTAAACATGACCCCCGCCGCAATTGTCAGCAAACTTTGGAACTTCTGCAACGTCCTGCGCGACGACGGCATGAGCTACGGCGACTACGTCGAACAGCTCACCTATCTCCTCTTCCTCAAGATGGCCGATGAGCGCACCAAAGCGCCCTACAACCATCCCAGCACCGTCCCGCTGAAATGGGCCTGGCCGACGCTGGTGAAGAAGGACGGCGATGAGCTCTTCGACCACTACCGCCACACCCTGGAAAACCTCGGCAACGAGAAGGGCCTGCTCGGGCTGATCTTCAATAAGTCGCAGAACAAGTTTCAGGACCCGGCCAAGCTACGCCGTCTGATCGTCGATCTCATCGACAAGGAGAACTGGTCGGTGATGAGCGCCGATGTCAAGGGGGACGCCTACGAAGGGCTGCTGGAGAAGAATGCCCAGGACACCAAGAGCGGTGCCGGGCAGTACTTTACCCCACGGCCGCTGATCCAGGCGATCGTCGACGTCATTGCCCCGAAGCCGGGGGAGACAATCTGCGACCCGGCCTGCGGCACTGGCGGCTTTCTCCTTGCCGCCCACGATGCCATCGTTGCCGGTCATCCGCACATGACCAAGGACGAGCTCAAGAATCTCAAAGAAGGGACCTTTAAGGGTTGGGAGCTGGTGCAGAGCACGGCGCGCCTGTGCGCCATGAACCTGATGCTGCACGGCATCGGCGGACTCGATACCGACCTGCCGCTGCTGGTATCCGATTCGCTCGCCGCCGATCCGGGGACGAGGTTCGACATCATCCTCACCAATCCCCCCTTCGGCAAGAAGAGCAGCACCACCATCGTCGCCGAAGACGGCAAGATCAACCGCGAGACCGAGACCATCGAGCGCGACGACTTCTGGGCCACCACCTCGAACAAGCAGCTC
The DNA window shown above is from Deltaproteobacteria bacterium HGW-Deltaproteobacteria-4 and carries:
- the livF gene encoding branched-chain amino acid ABC transporter ATP-binding protein (with LivGHMJ and LivGHMK is part of the high-affinity branched-chain amino acid transport system; LivFGHMK is specific for the transport of leucine, while LivFGHMJ is a transporter for leucine, isoleucine, and valine), which translates into the protein MEFLKIKNINTYYNAVHALKNVSLHLDRGEIVTLIGANGAGKTTLLNTLSAVTPARSGEILYDQQRIEGCEPERIVELGISQVPEGRQVFKPLTVEDNLELGAYLRFRRRESRKVIRADLEEMYILFPRLRERRKQLAGTLSGGEQQMLAIGRALMAKPKVLLLDEPSMGLAPLVVQEIFGVIAALCRDKGTSILLVEQNAKAALKLADRGYVLETGKVILSGVASELLDNPEVQRAYLGKEKKEIWEK
- a CDS encoding phenylacetate--CoA ligase, with protein sequence MNIWDRQHECMPREELEQLQLERLQATLNRVYKNVSCYRNKFNAAGIIPEDIQSLADLSRLPFTEKEDLRLNYPYGMFAVPLREVVRIHSSSGTTGKPTVVGYTRHDLDTWSNLVARFMTAAGVTHDDVVQIAFGYGLFTGAFGLHYGTETIGASVIPMSGGNTDKQIMIMQDYKTSVLVCTPSYALTIADRMEKLGVKPQDLSLRVGLFGGEPWSEEMRRQIEERLHIVATDNYGLSEVMGPGIAGDCLQKCGMHIFEDHFIAEIIDPQTCEVLPPGSVGELVLTSLTKEAFPMIRYRTRDITRLDYAPCACGRTLVRMQKTMGRSDDMLIIKGVNVFPTQIEEILFQVEGCEPHYQLVIERIDNVDRLEVQVEVNESIFFDEMKRQREFVLAAEKRLANALGIGVKVKLVEPSSILRSEGKAQRVIDRRIM
- a CDS encoding type III restriction endonuclease subunit R, with amino-acid sequence MTPAPEAEARIQIDTLLTAAGWSVQDASAAHIHAARGVAIREFPLPGFGFADYLLYIDGKAAGVIEAKKVGSTLTGVEVQSAKYTQGLPSGLPRWHNPLPFCYESTGVETRFTNGLDPEPRSRNVFAFHRPENLAKWLDASLISDGLPADFGGASMAAEPPQTFLARLQSMPELKTDGLWPAQIVAIRSLEGSLKQNKPRALIQMATGSGKTFTAISFIYRLIKFAGARRVLFLVDRGNLGQQTLKEFQQYVSPYNNFKFSEEYIVQNLSSNHMDRTARVCICTIQRLYSMLKGRELPEELDEESAAELGSLFKDPEPIAYNPDFPIEDFDIIVTDECHRSIYNLWRQVLEYFDAYLIGLTATPSKQTFGFFHKNLVMEYGHPQAVADGVNVNYDVYRIRTQIGETGGKVEAGYYVDKRDRETRAVRWEQLDDDFAYDATQLDRDVVSVDQIRTVVRAFRDKLFTEIFPGRTWVPKTLIFAKDDSHAEDIVKIVREEFGKGNDFAQKITYRTSGEKPKDLIAAFRTSPMPRIAVTVDMIATGTDIKAVECVFFMRMVKSRAYFEQMKGRGVRIINDNDLQAVTPDAKGKDHFVIVDAVGVCEQDQTDSLPLERKKSVGFEKLLQAVAFGNCEIDVISSVAARLARLEKKLTPQEQKQVMALTDGKSLKALTGDLVAALEPDAHIAAAQQASGQQEPDAKQIRQAAAQILGAAARPLCNPDLRELLFAIKQKNEQIIDTVSLDTVLFSGFTEEKAKGVVESFEQFILENKDEITALQVLYSKPYKQRLKFEDVRELAEKLVAQVEQLRIYSTHPQGWEKRVPDELWAAYQKLEAGKVRGAAANHILTDLVSLVRFAMHQENELVPFPEKVQVNFRAWVEQQQVSGRRFTSEQRKWLEMIRDHIAANLQIETEDFDYAPFAQEGGIGRVWQLFGDDLNVILDELNETLAA
- a CDS encoding transposase, giving the protein MTFNPNFHRRRSIRLNDYDYTRAGAYFVTICAFERECLFGEVVDGVMRLNVHGKIAQEEWLLTAELRDYVVLDEYIVMPNHFHAVLMIDDCRGTACRALDDDVAVEQGTARRALTVEFFGQPVAGSLATMIRSFKSAVSKRINILHNNPGAPVWQRNYYERVIRNERELDGIRQYIADNPAKWIEDENHPTR
- a CDS encoding cytochrome C biogenesis protein CycH, producing the protein MDSEKGDIVIYQAETGATALEVHLDHDTVWLTQKQLADLFDVKVPAISKHVRNIVVSGELAAEATVSKMERVRREGERSVSRTEVAYNLDMIISIGYRVNSDKATRFRIWATQVLKDHLVKGYTIHEQRLHDETAKLHDLRQTVDLLARTLMTQELVTETGKDVLRVINDYAYALATLDRYDHGTLSIEGTTGQTLRVIDYAEGISLVKAMKGEFDGLFGIEKDQGFKSALGTIYQTFDGKELYPSVEEKGANLLYFVVKNHAFSDGNKRIAAALFIYFLAGNAILYRPDGSKRLADNALVALTLLIAESRPDEKETIVKVIVNLINRSND
- a CDS encoding DNA methyltransferase, with amino-acid sequence MTPAAIVSKLWNFCNVLRDDGMSYGDYVEQLTYLLFLKMADERTKAPYNHPSTVPLKWAWPTLVKKDGDELFDHYRHTLENLGNEKGLLGLIFNKSQNKFQDPAKLRRLIVDLIDKENWSVMSADVKGDAYEGLLEKNAQDTKSGAGQYFTPRPLIQAIVDVIAPKPGETICDPACGTGGFLLAAHDAIVAGHPHMTKDELKNLKEGTFKGWELVQSTARLCAMNLMLHGIGGLDTDLPLLVSDSLAADPGTRFDIILTNPPFGKKSSTTIVAEDGKINRETETIERDDFWATTSNKQLNFMQHVKTLLKQHGRAAVVVPDNVLFEGGAGETIRRKLLHECDVHTLLRLPTGLFYAQGVKANVLFFTRKPASETPWTRKLWIYDLRTNQHYTLKTNPLQRKDLDEFVQLCTAPTRTATWSAETPDGRWRCYDYADLVVRDKASLDLFWLKDDSLEDSDNLPAPGILALEIVEDLQAALEQFRLIAEDLGEEVEEV